From Triticum urartu cultivar G1812 chromosome 2, Tu2.1, whole genome shotgun sequence, a single genomic window includes:
- the LOC125538502 gene encoding uncharacterized protein LOC125538502 produces MASPMVGTPIRLSSLRYAPPSPAPRGRFVAARVRASAEAMATATEKLGVRVERNPAESRLSELGVRQWPKWGCEKSKFPWTYSAKETCYLLQGKVKVYPDGEEGFVEIAAGDLVVFPKGMSCTWDVAEAVDKHYKFE; encoded by the exons ATGGCGAGCCCAATGGTGGGAACCCCAATCCGCCTCAGCAGCCTCAGATACGCCCCTCCTTCCCCAGCACCCAGGGGACGATTCGTGGCGGCGAGGGTGAGGGCGTCGGCGGAGGCGATGGCGACGGCGACGGAGAAGCTCGGCGTCAGGGTGGAGCGCAACCCGGCCGAGTCCCGCCTCTCCGAGCTCGGCGTCCGCCAGTGGCCCAA GTGGGGGTGCGAGAAGAGCAAGTTCCCGTGGACCTACTCGGCCAAGGAGACGTGCTACCTGCTGCAGGGGAAGGTGAAGGTGTACCCGGACGGCGAGGAGGGGTTCGTGGAGATCGCGGCGGGGGACCTGGTGGTGTTCCCCAAGGGCATGAGCTGCACCTGGGACGTCGCCGAGGCCGTCGACAAGCACTACAAGTTCGAGTAG